One stretch of Gopherus flavomarginatus isolate rGopFla2 chromosome 2, rGopFla2.mat.asm, whole genome shotgun sequence DNA includes these proteins:
- the TMEM106B gene encoding transmembrane protein 106B, with amino-acid sequence MGKSFSHLPLHTCKEDGYDGGTASENMRNGLVHSESHSEDGRSGDVSQFPYVEFTGRDSVTCPTCQGTGRIPRGQENQLVALIPYSDQRLRPRRTKLYVTASVIVCLLLSGLAVFFLFPRSIDVEYIGVKSVYVSYETSRRIIYLNITNTLNITNNNYYSVEVANITAQVQFSKTVIGKARLNNITNIGPLDMKQIDYMVPTVIQDEMSYMFDYCTLSSIKVHNIVVMMQVTVTTSYFGHSEQISQERYQYVDCGGNTTYQLGQSEYLNVLQPPQ; translated from the exons ATGGGGAAATCCTTTTCTCACCTGCCTTTACATACGTGTAAGGAAGATGGCTATGATGGAGGTACAGCATCTGAAAACATGAGGAATGGATTAGTTCACTCTGAATCCCATAGTGAAGATGGAAGAAGTGGGGATGTGTCACAGTTCCCATATGTGGAATTTACAGGAAGAGACAGTGTCACTTGTCCCACATGCCAGGGAACAGGGAGAATTCCACGTG GGCAGGAAAACCAGCTTGTGGCACTGattccatacagtgatcagagGCTGAGGCCAAGAAGAAC aaaGCTTTATGTGACTGCTTCTGTAATAGTATGCTTACTCCTTTCTGGTCTGGCTGTATTCTTCTTATTTCCTCGTTCCATCGATGTCGAATACATTGGAGTGAAGTCAGTATATGTCAGTTATGAAACAAGTAGGCGCATAATATATCTAAATATTACG aaTACCCTAAATATAACAAACAACAATTACTATTCTGTTGAAGTGGCAAACATTACAGCCCAAGTTCAGTTTTCAAAAACGGTTATTGGGAAGGCACGGCTAAACAATATCACCAACATTGGTCCACTGGATATGAAGCAG atTGATTATATGGTGCCCACAGTCATACAGGATGAAATGAGCTACATGTT TGATTACTGTACCTTGTCATCTATTAAAGTGCATAACATAGTAGTCATGATGCA AGTGACAGTGACAACCTCTTACTTTGGCCACTCTGAACAAATATCCCAGGAGAGATACCAGTATGTAGACTGTGGTGGAAACACGACTTATCAACTGGGCCAATCAGAATATTTAAACGTACTTCAACCTCCACAATAA